Proteins encoded in a region of the Megalops cyprinoides isolate fMegCyp1 chromosome 3, fMegCyp1.pri, whole genome shotgun sequence genome:
- the spry4 gene encoding protein sprouty homolog 4, with product MKDADIQMESRVPHHIPGVSSSVMVQPLLDSRVPYGRLQHPLTIFPIDQMKSSHVENDYIDSPAVVSQQPASQKAARGPHEGLLGGSPHPHSHPHLPRCDPHDVTHPWISFSGRPSSISSSSSTSSDQRLLDHAAPTPVADQVSGGGVSAAARTPGLLQPKLLGSKPLDLKAPIPAAAAGVPRAEKTHTLLCEDCGKCKCTECTLPRTLPSCWVCNQEYLCSAQSLVDSATCMCLVRGIFYHCTNDEDEEGSCADRPCSCSHSNCCARWSFMAALSLVLPCLVCYLPATGCAKLSQKCYDSASRPGCRCKNSQACKALEGKVAGLEKQSS from the coding sequence ATGAAGGACGCGGACATACAGATGGAGTCGAGGGTTCCCCACCACATCCCCGGAGTCTCGTCCTCTGTCATGGTACAGCCACTGCTGGACAGCCGCGTCCCTTATGGGAGGTTGCAGCACCCGCTCACCATCTTCCCCATCGACCAAATGAAATCGTCCCACGTGGAGAACGACTACATCGACAGCCCGGCCGTGGTGTCCCAGCAGCCGGCCAGCCAGAAGGCCGCCAGGGGGCCCCACGAGGGCCTGCTAGGGGGCTCCCcgcacccccactcccacccccacctgccGCGGTGCGACCCGCATGACGTCACGCACCCCTGGATCTCCTTCAGCGGGCGGCCCAGctccatcagcagcagcagcagcacctcctcGGACCAGCGGCTGCTGGACCACGCCGCCCCGACCCCCGTGGCCGACCAGGTCTCCGGCGGCGGCGTCAGTGCCGCCGCCCGCACCCCGGGCCTCCTCCAGCCCAAGCTGCTGGGCTCCAAGCCCCTGGACCTGAAGGCCCCCAtccccgccgccgccgctggCGTCCCCAGGGCAGAGAAGAcgcacacactgctgtgtgaggACTGCGGCAAATGCAAGTGTACCGAGTGCACGCTGCCCCGGACCCTGCCCTCCTGCTGGGTGTGCAACCAGGAGTACCTGTGCTCGGCGCAGAGCTTGGTGGACTCGGCCACCTGCATGTGCCTGGTCAGGGGCATCTTCTACCACTGCACCAACGACGAGGATGAGGAGGGCTCCTGCGCCGACCggccctgctcctgctcccacTCGAACTGCTGCGCCCGCTGGTCCTTCATGGCCGCCCTCTCGCTGGTGCTGCCCTGCCTGGTGTGCTACCTGCCGGCCACCGGCTGTGCCAAACTCTCCCAGAAGTGCTACGACAGCGCCAGCCGGCCCGGGTGCCGCTGCAAAAACTCCCAGGCCTGCAAGGCCCTGGAGGGGAAGGTGGCGGGGCTGGAGAAGCAGTCGTCCTGA